Proteins encoded together in one Ferroglobus placidus DSM 10642 window:
- a CDS encoding thermonuclease family protein, whose translation MRIQAILVLVLIVALCAESFDYGVKYEARVLKVVDGDTFYAEVKGRVVKVRVLGIDTPELIAERNRIGEYENITNLTCLSLWGVKAKEFVRKKLEGKTVLIEFDRKAGLRDKYGRLLAYVYYPDEKADFAAILIKLGYARVYVEGEFSKKAEYLSYENLAKKSKVGLWSCS comes from the coding sequence ATGAGGATTCAGGCAATTCTCGTTCTCGTTTTGATAGTAGCCTTATGCGCCGAATCATTCGATTACGGAGTTAAGTACGAAGCGAGAGTTCTGAAAGTGGTTGACGGAGACACTTTTTACGCCGAAGTTAAGGGGAGGGTCGTGAAAGTCAGAGTACTCGGGATAGATACGCCAGAGCTAATAGCCGAGAGGAACAGGATTGGAGAGTACGAAAATATAACCAATTTAACGTGCCTCTCCCTTTGGGGTGTTAAAGCTAAGGAATTCGTTAGGAAAAAGTTAGAAGGGAAAACCGTGCTTATAGAATTCGACAGGAAGGCTGGATTAAGAGATAAATACGGAAGACTTTTAGCTTACGTTTATTATCCGGACGAGAAAGCGGATTTTGCAGCGATCCTCATCAAACTCGGATATGCGAGAGTTTACGTCGAGGGCGAATTTTCAAAAAAGGCTGAATACTTATCGTATGAGAACTTAGCTAAAAAGTCTAAAGTCGGTTTGTGGAGTTGCAGCTAA
- the nadC gene encoding carboxylating nicotinate-nucleotide diphosphorylase: protein MILKKLLEFVEEDAPFGDLTSEILPDVSVEAFIVAKQSGVVAGLEEAKELFEHFGVEVKLRKRDGQEVEKEEVLMELFGNVKKVLLVERTALNVIGRMSGIATKTRRVAEKVKKVNSKVRIAATRKTCPGMRLLDKKAVFVGGGEIHRYSLSDCILIKDNHLAVISLEEAIKRAKSLSLYKKVVVEVSDAESALKAAELGADVIMFDNMDVGEIEKAIAELKKRTLRERVLLEISGGVTEDNIIDYAKLDVDVISMGELTHSVENFDVSLEIRKVLK from the coding sequence ATGATCCTGAAAAAATTGCTCGAGTTCGTTGAAGAGGATGCACCCTTTGGGGATTTGACGAGCGAAATTCTTCCCGACGTCAGTGTTGAAGCTTTTATCGTAGCAAAGCAGAGCGGAGTTGTAGCTGGATTGGAGGAAGCTAAGGAGCTCTTTGAACATTTCGGAGTTGAGGTAAAGCTTAGGAAGAGGGATGGACAAGAGGTCGAGAAGGAAGAGGTTTTAATGGAACTTTTTGGGAACGTGAAAAAAGTTTTGCTTGTAGAAAGAACAGCTTTGAACGTCATTGGTAGAATGAGCGGAATAGCGACGAAAACGAGAAGAGTTGCTGAAAAAGTCAAAAAGGTAAATTCTAAAGTTAGAATAGCCGCCACGAGAAAAACCTGTCCCGGAATGAGGTTGCTTGACAAAAAGGCTGTTTTTGTCGGAGGAGGAGAAATTCACAGATACTCTCTGAGCGATTGTATTTTAATAAAAGATAACCACCTTGCAGTGATTTCCCTTGAGGAAGCTATAAAAAGAGCGAAATCTCTAAGCTTGTACAAGAAAGTGGTCGTGGAAGTTAGCGATGCAGAATCAGCTTTAAAAGCTGCTGAGCTTGGAGCCGACGTCATAATGTTCGACAACATGGATGTTGGAGAAATTGAAAAAGCTATTGCCGAATTAAAGAAGAGGACACTCAGAGAAAGAGTTTTACTGGAGATTTCTGGTGGTGTAACCGAAGACAACATTATCGATTACGCAAAGCTTGACGTGGATGTGATAAGTATGGGTGAGCTTACCCACTCAGTAGAGAACTTTGATGTAAGCTTAGAGATTAGGAAGGTTCTGAAATGA
- the nadA gene encoding quinolinate synthase NadA: protein MVREKIERLKKEKNAIILAHNYQLPEVQDVADFVGDSLELSRKAVESDAEIIVFCGVDFMAETAKILNPDKKVLHPVPDARCPMAHMLLPEMIEEEKRKHPEAKVVLYINTTAECKAHADVICTSANAVKVVESVESDVVIFGPDANLAEYVQSRVPEKKIIPVPRFGKCVVHVLFTREDVEKWRRKLPHAKIVAHPECRKEVWSLADLVASTGGMVRNACKHDSWIVFTEKEMCYRLKKVYPEKEFYPARDDAVCLNMKKITLKDVYRSLAEEKHEVNVPEEVAVKAKKAIERMLEIV, encoded by the coding sequence GTGGTGAGAGAGAAGATAGAGAGGCTAAAAAAGGAGAAGAACGCGATAATTCTTGCGCACAACTACCAGTTGCCGGAAGTTCAAGACGTTGCAGATTTCGTTGGTGATTCGTTGGAGCTTTCAAGGAAAGCTGTGGAAAGCGACGCTGAAATTATCGTTTTTTGTGGAGTTGATTTCATGGCTGAAACAGCTAAAATTTTAAATCCCGATAAGAAAGTTCTTCATCCGGTTCCGGATGCTCGATGTCCAATGGCACACATGCTTTTACCCGAGATGATTGAAGAAGAGAAGAGAAAGCATCCTGAGGCTAAGGTTGTTCTGTACATAAACACGACGGCAGAATGCAAAGCGCATGCAGATGTAATCTGCACTTCTGCAAACGCTGTAAAGGTTGTTGAAAGCGTTGAGTCAGATGTCGTCATATTTGGTCCAGATGCAAATCTTGCTGAGTACGTTCAAAGCAGAGTTCCTGAAAAAAAGATAATACCCGTGCCGAGATTCGGAAAGTGTGTCGTTCACGTTCTATTTACAAGGGAAGACGTGGAAAAATGGAGGAGGAAGCTTCCGCATGCAAAAATCGTTGCCCATCCAGAGTGTAGAAAGGAGGTTTGGAGTTTAGCTGATTTAGTAGCTTCCACAGGTGGAATGGTGAGAAATGCCTGCAAGCACGATTCGTGGATCGTTTTCACCGAAAAAGAGATGTGCTATCGATTGAAAAAAGTTTATCCAGAAAAGGAGTTCTATCCAGCAAGAGATGATGCAGTGTGTTTAAACATGAAAAAGATAACACTTAAGGATGTCTATCGCTCCCTCGCTGAAGAAAAGCACGAGGTAAATGTTCCGGAAGAGGTTGCGGTAAAAGCGAAAAAAGCCATAGAGAGAATGCTTGAGATCGTATGA
- the nadX gene encoding aspartate dehydrogenase, producing the protein MRVGLLGCGNLGRIIVENSKKFGVEIVSLYDKEFSKAVELSKICGKPCKSFEDFIKGEFDFVIEAASAEAVREYGKKILDGRKNLVILSTAALIDEDLLKKLRRKAKEVGKKIYIPSGAIVGLDGLSVLKFFESKIKLITRKNPKALGRNLGLIFKGFVKDAVKKFPRNLNVAATLSLATGKDVEVEVFAENLERNIHEILAKWEFGEIYVRVENVPSKNVKSSHLAALSVLSLLRNLEEEVVVW; encoded by the coding sequence ATGAGAGTGGGCTTGCTTGGTTGCGGAAATCTTGGAAGAATAATCGTCGAGAATTCCAAAAAATTCGGAGTTGAAATAGTTTCTTTGTACGATAAGGAGTTTTCAAAGGCAGTCGAGCTATCAAAAATTTGCGGAAAGCCGTGTAAAAGTTTTGAGGATTTTATAAAGGGGGAATTTGATTTTGTAATTGAAGCTGCATCTGCTGAAGCCGTTAGAGAATATGGAAAGAAAATTCTCGATGGTAGAAAAAACCTCGTAATTCTCAGTACAGCAGCACTTATCGATGAGGATCTACTGAAAAAGCTGAGGAGAAAAGCCAAGGAAGTTGGTAAGAAGATATACATTCCAAGCGGAGCTATAGTCGGCTTAGATGGATTGAGCGTTCTCAAATTTTTTGAAAGCAAAATAAAACTCATAACGAGAAAAAATCCGAAAGCTTTGGGAAGAAATTTGGGATTAATTTTTAAAGGTTTTGTAAAAGATGCCGTGAAAAAATTTCCGAGGAATTTGAATGTGGCTGCGACGCTTTCCCTTGCAACCGGAAAGGACGTTGAGGTTGAGGTTTTCGCTGAGAACTTGGAGAGAAACATCCACGAAATTTTGGCAAAATGGGAATTTGGGGAAATTTACGTGAGAGTGGAAAACGTTCCGAGTAAAAACGTGAAGAGTAGCCATCTTGCTGCTTTGTCTGTTCTATCTCTCTTGAGGAATTTGGAGGAAGAGGTGGTCGTGTGGTGA
- a CDS encoding 2,3-bisphosphoglycerate-independent phosphoglycerate mutase — MKKVLMIVIDGVSDRPINGKTPLSSANKEVLDELAKRGINGIMDTIAPGIRPGSDTSHLALLGYDPYKYYTGRGPLEAAGAGIDVKPGDVAFRVNFGTVKGEGSVFDKVVVDRRAGRISDTEELVKAINENVKLEVEFILKRGSGHRGALVFRGENLSDKITDTDPKKIGEKVKRCVPLDKEAEFTAKIVNEFMEKAHEILENHPFNIERERRGELKANVLLLRGAGKVPHVPSFKDRYGMKLAVVAGTTLIKGVGRILGGDVIEHERITGGKDTDLNLKVKLALEALNSHDFVLLHIKATDEYGHDGDFEGKTKFIEKIDRALKPVLDLDFSNVCLILCGDHSTPVTIKEHTADPVPITIVYEGVRVDDVEEFNELTAYKGGLCRIRGMDVMNIVLDLIDKAKKFGA, encoded by the coding sequence ATGAAAAAGGTTCTGATGATAGTCATCGACGGCGTTTCTGACAGACCTATCAACGGAAAAACACCTCTATCTTCCGCTAACAAGGAAGTTCTCGATGAACTTGCCAAGAGAGGAATAAACGGGATTATGGACACGATAGCTCCGGGGATAAGACCAGGAAGCGACACTTCTCATTTAGCTCTGCTCGGCTACGATCCATACAAGTATTACACGGGAAGAGGTCCGTTAGAGGCTGCCGGTGCTGGGATAGATGTTAAGCCGGGAGATGTTGCTTTCAGAGTTAATTTCGGAACCGTAAAAGGAGAAGGAAGCGTTTTCGACAAAGTCGTTGTCGATAGGAGGGCTGGAAGAATAAGCGATACTGAAGAGCTCGTTAAGGCTATAAACGAAAATGTGAAGCTTGAGGTGGAATTCATTTTGAAGAGGGGAAGCGGACACAGAGGTGCTCTCGTTTTTAGAGGAGAGAATTTGTCAGACAAAATAACAGACACAGACCCGAAGAAGATAGGAGAGAAAGTGAAAAGATGCGTCCCTCTTGACAAAGAGGCTGAATTCACAGCTAAAATAGTTAACGAGTTTATGGAGAAAGCTCACGAAATTCTCGAAAACCACCCCTTCAACATTGAAAGGGAGAGGAGAGGAGAGCTAAAAGCCAACGTCCTCCTTTTGAGGGGGGCGGGAAAGGTTCCCCACGTTCCGAGCTTTAAAGATCGTTACGGGATGAAGCTGGCAGTTGTTGCTGGAACAACGCTGATTAAAGGAGTTGGAAGAATTCTCGGAGGAGACGTTATAGAGCACGAGAGAATAACCGGTGGGAAAGACACAGACTTGAATTTAAAGGTTAAGCTCGCTCTGGAAGCTCTGAATTCCCACGACTTCGTTCTTCTTCACATAAAAGCGACGGACGAATACGGACACGACGGCGATTTTGAAGGGAAGACGAAGTTCATAGAGAAGATCGACAGAGCTTTAAAGCCGGTGCTCGATCTCGATTTCAGTAACGTTTGCCTGATTTTGTGCGGAGATCACAGCACACCAGTAACTATCAAAGAGCACACCGCAGATCCTGTGCCTATAACGATAGTTTACGAAGGCGTTAGAGTTGACGACGTCGAGGAGTTCAACGAGCTTACAGCCTACAAGGGTGGGCTTTGCAGGATAAGGGGAATGGACGTTATGAACATCGTGCTGGATTTGATAGATAAAGCTAAAAAGTTTGGAGCTTAA
- a CDS encoding acyltransferase: MLEVFRVNSAKFDEGMLYHNGDVIIGANSKLDYGVSGKKVVVGERCHIKGDIVCEEVRLDSWVTVDGSVFCKGDAYIGEFSSINGKLVVYGNLEIGRNVRIKEGFEAKGLITIQDPLPIIIFLFVYILELLRLGKIEEVEKLFEEDFENPLIIPENSKLSLEFIELDANAEINSSRVVGNVRGKNILLKDCEVFGSVRGRDVAVMSSKIHGAVEGRKVYIVKESEIYGFVRGEEVFMEEGCSVEGSIVGRKGVWIKENVEVPELIKIDELGQREVQENVSEPVSGDRVG; encoded by the coding sequence ATGCTTGAAGTTTTCAGGGTCAACAGTGCGAAGTTCGATGAGGGAATGCTTTACCACAACGGAGACGTGATAATAGGAGCGAACTCGAAACTCGACTACGGAGTTTCTGGAAAAAAGGTCGTTGTCGGAGAGAGGTGTCACATAAAAGGAGATATAGTTTGCGAAGAGGTAAGACTCGATTCATGGGTTACCGTTGACGGAAGCGTGTTTTGCAAGGGAGACGCTTACATAGGGGAGTTTTCCTCGATAAACGGAAAGCTCGTCGTTTATGGAAACTTAGAAATAGGTAGAAACGTCAGGATAAAAGAGGGATTTGAGGCGAAGGGTTTGATAACTATTCAAGACCCTCTTCCGATAATAATCTTCCTTTTCGTCTACATACTCGAACTCCTGAGGCTTGGAAAAATCGAAGAGGTTGAAAAGCTCTTCGAAGAGGACTTCGAAAATCCTCTGATAATTCCGGAAAACAGCAAGCTCTCTTTGGAGTTCATCGAGCTGGATGCTAATGCCGAGATAAATTCTTCGAGAGTCGTCGGAAACGTTAGAGGGAAAAACATCTTGCTGAAAGACTGCGAGGTGTTCGGTAGCGTTAGAGGAAGAGACGTTGCGGTGATGTCCTCGAAAATTCACGGAGCAGTGGAGGGAAGAAAGGTTTACATAGTAAAAGAGAGTGAAATTTACGGATTCGTAAGGGGAGAAGAAGTTTTCATGGAGGAAGGTTGCAGCGTTGAAGGAAGTATTGTTGGAAGGAAAGGTGTGTGGATTAAGGAGAATGTTGAGGTTCCGGAGTTGATCAAAATTGATGAGCTGGGACAGAGAGAAGTTCAGGAGAATGTTTCCGAACCTGTATCGGGAGATAGAGTCGGCTAA
- a CDS encoding DUF2095 family protein translates to MSWDREKFRRMFPNLYREIESAKVPDVLDHLERCKTEEEAIEIIDYFEKRGEITKEFANFLKSNKALLRSLIGTREAGEYERWGLR, encoded by the coding sequence ATGAGCTGGGACAGAGAGAAGTTCAGGAGAATGTTTCCGAACCTGTATCGGGAGATAGAGTCGGCTAAAGTTCCCGACGTTCTCGATCACCTGGAGAGGTGCAAAACCGAAGAGGAGGCAATAGAGATTATCGATTACTTCGAAAAGAGGGGGGAGATAACTAAAGAGTTCGCTAATTTTCTGAAGAGCAACAAAGCCCTCCTAAGATCGTTAATCGGAACGAGGGAAGCTGGAGAGTACGAAAGGTGGGGGCTTAGATGA
- a CDS encoding redox-regulated ATPase YchF, whose translation MIEIGLAGKPNAGKSTFFKASTMADAEIADYPFTTIEPNVGVAYVRVECVCKELEVYPCGNCVEGWRFIPVKIIDVAGLVPEAHKGRGLGNAFLDNLRQADAIIHVVDASGSTDEEGNVIEVGARDPVEDVKFLEEELDMWLFGILKRNWDKIIRRIRMEKRDPAKYLAENLAGLGFDEITIKEATRNVDILNVSDEDLLSLAKKLRKLRFKSVIAANKADKAPEEFINKLVKIGAIPCSAYYELALRMAAKNGYIKYLPGDEDFEILKELNEKQRSLLEKIRNFMKRFGGTGVQKIINKVVFEELNYIVVYPVEDENKFTDSKGNVLPDAMLVKKGTTARELAYKIHTEIGEKYIYAVDAKKKRRISEDYELQHNDVIKIVSAA comes from the coding sequence ATGATAGAAATAGGCTTAGCTGGAAAGCCAAACGCTGGAAAATCGACTTTCTTCAAAGCCTCGACGATGGCTGACGCTGAGATAGCAGACTACCCTTTCACAACGATAGAGCCGAACGTTGGTGTTGCTTACGTAAGAGTCGAATGCGTTTGCAAGGAGCTTGAAGTCTATCCGTGCGGTAACTGCGTTGAAGGGTGGAGGTTCATTCCGGTAAAAATTATAGACGTCGCAGGATTGGTTCCAGAAGCTCATAAAGGAAGAGGACTGGGAAACGCTTTCCTCGACAACTTAAGGCAGGCTGATGCGATCATTCATGTAGTAGATGCGAGCGGATCGACCGATGAGGAGGGAAATGTAATTGAAGTCGGAGCGAGAGATCCAGTGGAGGACGTGAAATTCCTCGAAGAAGAGCTGGACATGTGGCTCTTCGGAATACTCAAAAGAAACTGGGATAAAATTATCAGAAGAATTCGCATGGAAAAGAGAGATCCGGCAAAATATTTGGCTGAAAATTTGGCTGGGCTGGGTTTCGATGAGATCACGATAAAAGAGGCGACGAGAAACGTGGACATACTTAACGTTAGCGATGAAGACTTGTTATCCTTAGCTAAAAAACTCAGAAAACTCAGGTTTAAATCGGTGATAGCGGCGAACAAGGCTGACAAAGCTCCGGAGGAATTTATTAACAAGCTCGTGAAAATTGGAGCGATTCCGTGCTCGGCTTACTACGAATTGGCTTTGAGAATGGCAGCGAAGAACGGCTACATCAAATATTTGCCCGGCGACGAGGATTTTGAAATTTTAAAAGAGCTCAACGAGAAACAGAGAAGTCTCCTCGAGAAAATCAGAAATTTCATGAAGAGATTTGGCGGAACTGGTGTTCAGAAGATCATAAACAAGGTGGTTTTCGAGGAGCTAAACTACATCGTGGTTTATCCAGTAGAGGATGAAAACAAATTCACAGACAGCAAAGGAAACGTTTTACCTGATGCTATGCTTGTAAAAAAGGGAACAACAGCGAGGGAGCTTGCCTACAAAATTCACACGGAAATAGGAGAGAAGTACATCTACGCAGTTGATGCAAAAAAGAAGAGGAGAATTTCCGAGGACTACGAGCTCCAGCACAACGATGTGATAAAGATAGTTTCGGCAGCTTAG
- a CDS encoding adenosine-specific kinase has product MKLEVVKVENPENKYQVIIGQANFTIFTCDDIFRALLTAVPNIKCAVAMNEAAPKLTRVTGNDEKLKELAAKNALNIGASHVFVVFVENAFPINVLNTIKQHPAVCNVYAASANPMEVIVAETELGRAVLGVVDGQAVNAIENEEQKKERRELVEKLGYKLD; this is encoded by the coding sequence ATGAAGCTCGAAGTGGTGAAGGTAGAAAATCCCGAGAACAAGTATCAAGTGATTATCGGGCAGGCGAACTTCACAATCTTTACGTGCGACGACATATTCAGGGCTTTGCTGACGGCTGTGCCGAACATAAAGTGTGCGGTTGCGATGAACGAGGCAGCTCCGAAGCTTACGAGAGTAACCGGAAACGACGAAAAGCTTAAAGAGTTGGCTGCTAAAAACGCGTTAAACATCGGAGCGAGCCATGTTTTCGTCGTTTTTGTAGAAAACGCTTTTCCGATAAACGTTCTCAACACGATAAAGCAGCATCCGGCTGTTTGCAACGTGTACGCTGCCTCAGCAAATCCGATGGAGGTAATAGTTGCCGAGACCGAGCTTGGAAGAGCTGTGCTCGGAGTCGTTGACGGACAGGCTGTTAATGCGATAGAAAACGAGGAGCAGAAGAAGGAAAGGAGAGAGCTGGTCGAAAAACTCGGATACAAACTTGACTAA
- a CDS encoding YbhB/YbcL family Raf kinase inhibitor-like protein, with protein MRVVMLAALLSVVLVGCAQKEVVDVEKKMEVKSVFENMGEIPKKYTCDGSDVSPPLRIENIPENAKSLVIICEDPDAPLGVFTHWILFNAPPENEIPEGIPHGRVIEEPFHAVQLRNDFGKYGYNGPCPPSGKHRYFFKVYALDVKLDESIETKKELLDKMKNHVIAEGVLVGVYGRD; from the coding sequence ATGAGAGTAGTTATGCTCGCGGCTTTGCTTTCAGTAGTCTTGGTTGGATGTGCCCAGAAAGAGGTGGTAGACGTGGAAAAAAAGATGGAAGTCAAGTCTGTTTTCGAGAACATGGGCGAGATCCCGAAAAAGTACACATGCGACGGTAGCGACGTTTCTCCTCCTCTACGTATAGAAAACATACCCGAGAATGCGAAATCCCTCGTTATAATTTGCGAAGATCCAGATGCTCCACTCGGTGTTTTCACCCACTGGATCCTATTCAACGCTCCTCCGGAAAACGAGATTCCCGAAGGAATTCCCCACGGCAGAGTCATAGAGGAGCCGTTTCATGCGGTGCAGCTAAGAAACGACTTCGGCAAATATGGATATAACGGACCTTGTCCGCCTTCCGGAAAGCACAGGTACTTCTTCAAAGTGTACGCTTTAGATGTGAAACTCGATGAGAGCATTGAGACGAAGAAAGAGCTTTTGGATAAGATGAAGAACCACGTGATCGCCGAAGGTGTTCTCGTCGGAGTTTACGGAAGAGATTAA
- a CDS encoding HD domain-containing protein yields the protein MKIVQDTIHGTIKLEEWQLEIIDTAAFQRLRRIKQLGFANLVYPGANHTRFEHSLGAMHLARKLVEDEEVVAAALLHDIGHTPFSHSGEKVIERYARRRHEDVKGIIKENFEEILDKYGIDVKKVVKKIKESPVSGDIDVDRMDYLVRDSYYTGVAYGVFDVQRLIEKMYFDGKRLVIEEGGIRAAESMLVSRFMMYSAVYYHHVCRIAKKMFEKALVWMIENDMLSIEELQKMDDYDVVALMRRSERFPKFVIQSLDRRDLFKRAVYVSLDKVGVNLKKVKPWRAEQIIAEECGIDENFVIVDIPEERSEEYGALVEMEGEVRRLDEVSKIVQTLKSLQSELLKFGVYTKKEYVDKVQKAAYDIFNIEKTRQKKLF from the coding sequence ATGAAAATAGTTCAGGACACAATACACGGAACGATCAAACTTGAGGAGTGGCAGCTGGAAATTATAGATACCGCCGCCTTTCAGAGATTGAGGAGGATAAAACAGCTCGGCTTCGCAAATTTGGTTTACCCCGGAGCAAACCACACGAGGTTCGAGCACTCTCTCGGAGCGATGCACTTAGCGAGAAAGCTCGTTGAGGATGAAGAGGTAGTTGCTGCAGCTCTCCTCCACGACATCGGGCACACTCCTTTCAGCCACTCTGGAGAAAAGGTAATTGAGAGGTACGCTCGAAGAAGACACGAGGATGTCAAGGGAATAATCAAAGAGAATTTCGAGGAGATATTAGATAAGTACGGAATTGACGTGAAAAAAGTCGTAAAGAAAATAAAAGAGAGTCCGGTCAGCGGAGACATTGACGTTGATAGAATGGACTACCTCGTGAGAGATTCTTACTATACTGGAGTAGCTTACGGGGTTTTCGACGTTCAGAGGCTGATAGAGAAGATGTACTTCGATGGAAAGAGGCTCGTAATCGAAGAGGGAGGTATAAGGGCTGCCGAATCGATGCTCGTTTCGAGGTTTATGATGTATTCAGCAGTCTACTACCATCACGTTTGCAGGATAGCGAAGAAGATGTTCGAGAAAGCGTTGGTGTGGATGATCGAGAACGATATGCTTTCGATCGAGGAGCTTCAGAAAATGGACGATTACGATGTTGTGGCTTTGATGAGGAGGAGCGAGCGTTTTCCGAAGTTCGTAATCCAATCTCTCGACCGGAGAGATTTGTTTAAAAGAGCGGTCTACGTGAGCTTGGATAAAGTTGGGGTGAATTTGAAAAAGGTGAAGCCTTGGAGAGCTGAGCAAATCATCGCTGAGGAGTGCGGTATTGACGAAAACTTCGTCATAGTCGACATTCCCGAAGAGAGGAGCGAAGAGTACGGAGCGTTGGTTGAAATGGAAGGAGAAGTTAGAAGGCTCGACGAGGTGTCGAAGATAGTTCAAACGCTGAAAAGTTTGCAGAGTGAACTTTTGAAATTCGGAGTTTATACGAAAAAAGAGTACGTCGATAAAGTCCAAAAAGCTGCCTACGACATCTTTAACATAGAAAAAACCAGACAAAAAAAGTTGTTTTAA
- a CDS encoding 3-hydroxyacyl-CoA dehydrogenase family protein → MIPLRNIACIGVGTIGSSWAALFAWNELQVRIYDANSEAIEKAINNIEAALEILREITGDKRSPKDLLDKIYIAKNLEDALIGVQYVQESAAESYEVKKSLFKAMDEFTESETILATSTSGLRISEIQKAARRHPERCITVHPFNPPHIIPLVEIVPGELTSEEVLRRTVEFMKRLNKKPVIVKKDIPGMIANRLTAALWREAVNLVHMGIATPEEIDTAVKYGPGLRWAITGVFLTYHLGGGKEGIKHFLESLKESFSLRWKDLAKWTEYPPGSFEKIIKGMEKYPILSKMSYDEITKWRDMKIIEILKIIR, encoded by the coding sequence GTGATACCCTTGAGGAATATTGCTTGTATTGGTGTTGGCACAATTGGTAGCAGCTGGGCAGCACTATTTGCTTGGAACGAACTTCAAGTAAGAATATATGACGCAAATTCAGAAGCTATCGAAAAAGCTATTAACAATATAGAAGCTGCTTTAGAAATTTTACGAGAGATCACTGGTGATAAAAGAAGCCCGAAAGATCTCTTAGATAAGATATATATTGCTAAAAATCTTGAAGATGCGTTAATTGGGGTTCAATACGTTCAAGAATCTGCAGCCGAGAGTTATGAAGTAAAAAAGAGCTTGTTTAAAGCCATGGATGAATTTACAGAGAGTGAAACAATACTCGCAACAAGTACCTCAGGTTTAAGAATCTCAGAAATTCAAAAAGCTGCAAGAAGACATCCAGAGAGGTGTATTACTGTACATCCTTTCAATCCGCCACATATCATACCACTCGTAGAAATTGTACCCGGAGAGCTGACTAGTGAAGAGGTCCTCAGAAGGACTGTAGAATTTATGAAGAGATTGAACAAAAAACCGGTGATTGTAAAAAAAGACATACCTGGAATGATTGCTAATAGATTAACTGCAGCTCTCTGGAGAGAAGCAGTAAATCTCGTTCACATGGGCATAGCTACTCCGGAAGAAATTGATACAGCTGTAAAATATGGACCTGGACTTAGATGGGCTATTACTGGAGTTTTCCTAACTTATCATCTCGGAGGAGGTAAAGAAGGAATTAAGCATTTTTTGGAGTCTTTAAAAGAGTCTTTCAGCTTACGATGGAAAGATTTAGCTAAGTGGACGGAATATCCCCCAGGATCGTTTGAAAAAATCATTAAAGGGATGGAGAAGTATCCGATACTCAGCAAAATGTCATATGATGAGATAACAAAATGGAGAGACATGAAAATAATCGAAATTTTAAAAATTATTAGGTAG
- a CDS encoding IS1 family transposase translates to MRNEIRSEKPVIELDEAWSFVKKKENEIWIWIALERNSRKIISYAIGDRSVDTFKKLWDGIGDEIKREAIFYTDRWDAYNLIPYKQRIIKKGGTNHVERLFLTLRNDNPRFARKSIRFSKSIEMLENSLKLWIHYYNLSTL, encoded by the coding sequence CTGAGAAATGAGATTAGATCGGAAAAGCCTGTTATCGAGTTAGATGAAGCTTGGAGTTTTGTTAAGAAAAAGGAAAACGAAATCTGGATTTGGATTGCTTTAGAGAGAAATTCCCGAAAAATAATAAGTTATGCAATAGGAGATCGTTCTGTGGATACTTTCAAGAAATTGTGGGATGGAATTGGCGATGAAATAAAGCGAGAAGCAATCTTTTACACGGATCGCTGGGACGCTTACAATTTGATACCTTACAAGCAGAGAATAATAAAGAAGGGAGGAACGAACCACGTTGAAAGGTTATTCTTAACTTTACGAAACGACAATCCGAGATTCGCAAGAAAATCAATCAGATTCTCGAAATCCATCGAAATGCTCGAAAACTCTCTTAAACTATGGATACACTACTATAATTTATCAACATTATAG
- a CDS encoding IS1/IS1595 family N-terminal zinc-binding domain-containing protein has product MTCPHCKSVEVVRMGHYYTKSGERRQRYKCKSCGRTFVLNPIKPRNYPEEFKEMVVRAVVKEGVGIRQASRIFKLSPNTVTAWVREFSKKRPEK; this is encoded by the coding sequence ATGACATGTCCGCATTGTAAGTCGGTGGAAGTTGTTAGGATGGGGCATTATTACACGAAATCTGGTGAGAGGAGGCAGAGATACAAATGCAAGAGCTGCGGGAGAACTTTCGTTTTGAATCCGATAAAGCCGAGGAATTATCCCGAGGAATTTAAGGAGATGGTAGTTAGAGCTGTTGTGAAGGAGGGTGTAGGGATAAGACAAGCGAGCAGAATTTTCAAGCTTTCTCCTAACACTGTGACAGCTTGGGTAAGAGAATTTTCTAAAAAAAGACCTGAGAAATGA